From Apis cerana isolate GH-2021 linkage group LG10, AcerK_1.0, whole genome shotgun sequence, one genomic window encodes:
- the LOC107999520 gene encoding putative uncharacterized protein DDB_G0271606 isoform X6 encodes MLPVGGGGAVLVLSELESMAARQQREIAQQRRLLEQREARLAVLRGAQEPAQQDKLARLRHRLDQQQSKLNRLRLLRSQTDQSRANNATLTSDLDCIRALFNEKEKELSLAVAKVEELTRQLEELRGRQNAAGTGSGGGGAGGVGGGGVGGGGGGGHLSTPASAELEKLRRELIYRNKMNEQQNQMVSQQRLALAQRQAEMASIDARIAQLQGRLQRKRALNQRLSQQLGSGNRTSANTGFTESKLDFNAGGKSRPAGNIAAIEPYSHIPNDNDFNLNKNDPKYQTLPYNTKFTVNFKAAEDDVNKNKIQHSASASQLGQRAAFQQFGHQIAHSQSQSHIQGQSQLLGTNQHNQNLPNQSVNNNNNNNNNNNNNSNNNNNNANSTNNNLISTSHNFSPEGLSQNLRIHHQQQSQTQQQQQQQQQQQQQQHGNIQQKQHNVGSSASNLGTTVSITQTQNHRNLQTHQKPISSVAPSFSVKSQIYQTSSTKIHPVMPQTLSLIGRGHNNAQNFVGLSTQSGNQQQSNQSSSNNQTSTQDQTYASRHNYPGIQHSAQANTHPVSSSSVYQTQNSPNPSSTIHTSSSGTSFGNSVQRYNQTQPLTGSTSNNEQPDKIKFEQGKVQDKFEHALPTKHEQQRYEPNQVFKYDSHQIKYEQQHSKYDQHGKYDQANQQACTKLYEQSSKHEQIGNQTNRYDNVSKIDQGKYESGQNKHEQIHGTKYDPNQNTQQYGKHDQHEVRPSIKYEHNAGFKHETTSNKYESGGQQFKQESVKFESNKFEQSSATKHEHNGKFEIPAKTVEKTFEFDRLKNENERKNMIEDKTKPALPPKPSKPNPPPRLTHHEKMDNPGDGIGDCKNNLGINTRTEKEEDVPPIPTSEPPESPTETQFGNHQIIKARPLTLKKAPISEQPKLRYAKSNVHVSINRRIEMPPAFLFPETEIPADLMQTEQQQQQQQQQQQQQQQQQQQQPQQPQQQSQIIDTTDSCKKSVPIINEDVISNEKLEEADIIDALNVINIEDKVKAKESERRTELEADGKNNEVMRRKKGNLKSSTGKANLSRRVSFDPLALLLDASLEGELELVKKTAKEVANPSSANDEGITALHNAICAGHLEIVKFLVEFGCDVNAQDSDGWTPLHCAASCNNLSMVRFLVEHGACIFATTLSDHETAAEKCEEDEEGFDGCSEYLYSVQEKLGIMNNGQVYAVFDYEAQHSDELTLKNGDSLVVLRKGDDNEREWWWSKLGHKEGYVPRNLLGLYPRVQPAKID; translated from the exons CCTCGGACCTGGACTGCATAAGGGCGCTGTTCaacgagaaggagaaggagctCTCATTGGCGGTGGCGAAGGTGGAGGAGTTGACGCGACAACTCGAGGAGCTGCGGGGCAGGCAGAACGCGGCCGGGACCGGAAGCGGAGGTGGAGGCGCCGGAGGCGTCGGCGGCGGAGGCGTTGGAGGCGGTGGCGGCGGTGGACACTTGTCGACGCCAGCCAGCGCTGAGCTCGAGAAACTCAGGAGGGAGCTTATT TATCGTAATAAGATGAACGAGCAGCAGAACCAAATGGTGTCTCAGCAACGGTTGGCCCTAGCGCAACGACAAGCAGAGATGGCGTCAATAGACGCGAGGATAGCTCAGCTGCAGGGTCGTCTTCAACGCAAGAGAGCGTTGAACCAACGACTGAGCCAGCAGCTAGGCTCTGGGAATCGCACGAGCGCGAACACCGGGTTCACAGAGTCGAAGCTGGACTTCAATGCCGGAGGGAAGTCCAGGCCTGCTGGAAATATAGCCGCTATTGAACCGTATTCCCATATACCGAACGACAACGATTTCAATTTGAACAAAAACGACCCGAAATATCAGACACTGCCTTACAACACCAAATTCACGGTGAATTTTAAGGCTGCCGAAGATGAtgttaataagaataagataCAACACTCGGCCAGTGCCTCTCAATTAGGTCAGAGAGCAGCTTTTCAACAGTTTGGTCATCAAATCGCCCATAGCCAATCCCAATCCCATATTCAAG GTCAGTCGCAATTACTGGGCACGAATCAACACAACCAGAACCTGCCTAATCAATccgtgaataataataacaataacaacaacaacaacaataacaacagtaataataacaacaacaacgccAATAGTACGAACAACAACCTGATTAGCACATCCCACAACTTCAGCCCCGAGGGTTTGTCGCAAAATCTTCGGATCCATCATCAACAGCAGTCGCAAACgcaacagcagcaacagcaacaacagcagcagcaacaacaacaacacgGAAACATTCAACAGAAGCAACATAACGTTGGTTCATCGGCATCGAATCTTGGCACCACCGTATCCATTACTCAAACTCAAAATCACAGAAACCTTCAAACGCATCAGAAACCAATATCCAGCGTGGCGCCAAGTTTCTCCGTCAAGTCTCAAATCTATCAGACTTCCTCCACGAAGATTCATCCCGTGATGCCACAAACTCTGAGCCTGATAGGCCGTGGACACAATAACGCGCAAAATTTCGTTGGTCTGAGCACTCAAAGTGGCAACCAGCAGCAATCGAACCAATCCTCTTCTAACAATCAAACGTCCACCCAGGACCAAACTTACGCGTCGAGGCACAACTATCCCGGTATTCAACACTCCGCTCAAGCGAATACTCACCCTGTGTCTTCATCCTCGGTATATCAGACACAGAATTCTCCTAATCCTTCGTCGACCATTCACACCTCATCGAGCGGGACCAGTTTTGGAAATTCGGTTCAAAGATACAATCAGACTCAACCGTTAACCGGCTCCACGTCCAACAACGAACAACCCGATAAGATAAAGTTTGAACAAGGAAAAGTTCAAGATAAATTCGAGCACGCCCTTCCGACTAAACACGAACAGCAGAGGTACGAGCCCAATCAGGTGTTCAAGTACGATTCTCATCAGATAAAATACGAGCAGCAGCATTCCAAGTACGATCAACACGGGAAATACGATCAGGCCAATCAACAAGCGTGTACGAAATTGTACGAACAATCGAGCAAGCACGAACAAATTGGAAATCAGACGAATCGTTACGACAACGTATCGAAGATCGATCAAGGGAAGTACGAAAGCGGGCAGAATAAACACGAACAAATTCACGGAACGAAGTACGATCCTAATCAGAATACTCAACAATACGGTAAACACGATCAACACGAGGTGAGGCCATCGATCAAGTACGAGCACAATGCGGGATTTAAGCACGAAACAACCTCGAACAAATACGAGAGCGGGGGCCAACAATTCAAGCAAGAATCGGTCAAATTCGAGAGCAACAAATTCGAGCAAAGTTCCGCGACGAAGCACGAGCACAATGGGAAATTTGAGATCCCTGCGAAAACTGTGGAAAAAACGTTCGAATTCGATAGATTGAAAAACGagaatgaaaggaaaaatatgataGAGGACAAGACGAAACCGGCGCTACCTCCGAAACCGAGCAAACCGAATCCCCCTCCACGGCTGACCCATCATGAAAAGATGGACAATCCGGGCGACGGGATCGGCGATTGCAAAAACAATTTAGGGATCAATACGAG aacagagaaagaagaagacgtTCCACCGATCCCCACGTCCGAACCACCGGAATCTCCGACAGAAACCCAATTCGGCAATCATCAAATCATCAAAGCCAGGCCTCTAACATTGAAGAAGGCACCGATCTCCGAGCAGCCGAAGCTCCGTTACGCCAAGTCGAATGTTCACGTGTCGATAAATCGACGGATTGAGATGCCACCGGCGTTTCTGTTTCCGGAAACCGAGATTCCAGCGGACCTGATGCAAACGgaacagcaacaacagcagcagcagcagcagcagcagcaacagcagcaacagcagcaacaacaaccgCAACAACCTCAGCAACAATCACAAATCATCGATACGACGGACAGTTGTAAGAAGAGCGTTCCGATTATCAACGAAGATGTGATTAGTAATGAGAAATTGGAGGAAGCGGATATCATTGATGCGTTGAACGTTATTAATATCGAGGATAAAGTGAAGGCGAAAGAAAGCGAGAGAAGAACGGAATTGGAAGCCGATGGGAAGAACAACGAGGTGatgagaaggaagaaagggaacCTGAAGTCCAGCACGGGGAAAGCGAATCTCTCGAGAAGGGTTTCCTTTGATCCTCTAGCTCTACTGTTGGACGCCAGTCTCGAAGGTGAATTGGAATTAGTGAAGAAAACTGCTAAAGAAGTGGCGAATCCCAGTTCGGCTAACGATGAAGGCATTACTGCGCTTCATAATGCCATTTGTGCCGGTCATTTGGAGATAGTCAAGTTTCTAGTGGAATTTGGCTGCGACGTGAACGCTCAGGACAGCGATGGATG GACTCCCTTACATTGCGCCGCAAGTTGCAATAATTTATCCATGGTAAGATTTCTAGTGGAGCACGGAGCTTGTATATTCGCCACTACTCTCTCCGACCATGAAACTGCAGCAGAAAAATGCGAAGAAGACGAGGAGGGTTTCGACGGTTGTTCAGAATATTTATACA GCGTCCAAGAGAAGCTTGGAATAATGAACAATGGTCAAGTTTATGCAGTGTTCGATTACGAGGCGCAACACAGCGATGAGCTCACTCTGAAGAATGGTGATTCCTTAGTTGTCCTTCGGAAGGGCGATGACAATGAGAGAGAATGGTGGTGGAGCAAACTGGGACACAAAGAAGGCTACGTACCTAGAAATTTACTTGGC ttgTATCCAAGGGTGCAACCGGCAAAGATCGACTGA
- the LOC107999520 gene encoding putative uncharacterized protein DDB_G0271606 isoform X5: MRDDSGNIAEVLPVGGGGAVLVLSELESMAARQQREIAQQRRLLEQREARLAVLRGAQEPAQQDKLARLRHRLDQQQSKLNRLRLLRSQTDQSRANNATLTSDLDCIRALFNEKEKELSLAVAKVEELTRQLEELRGRQNAAGTGSGGGGAGGVGGGGVGGGGGGGHLSTPASAELEKLRRELIYRNKMNEQQNQMVSQQRLALAQRQAEMASIDARIAQLQGRLQRKRALNQRLSQQLGSGNRTSANTGFTESKLDFNAGGKSRPAGNIAAIEPYSHIPNDNDFNLNKNDPKYQTLPYNTKFTVNFKAAEDDVNKNKIQHSASASQLGQRAAFQQFGHQIAHSQSQSHIQGQSQLLGTNQHNQNLPNQSVNNNNNNNNNNNNNSNNNNNNANSTNNNLISTSHNFSPEGLSQNLRIHHQQQSQTQQQQQQQQQQQQQQHGNIQQKQHNVGSSASNLGTTVSITQTQNHRNLQTHQKPISSVAPSFSVKSQIYQTSSTKIHPVMPQTLSLIGRGHNNAQNFVGLSTQSGNQQQSNQSSSNNQTSTQDQTYASRHNYPGIQHSAQANTHPVSSSSVYQTQNSPNPSSTIHTSSSGTSFGNSVQRYNQTQPLTGSTSNNEQPDKIKFEQGKVQDKFEHALPTKHEQQRYEPNQVFKYDSHQIKYEQQHSKYDQHGKYDQANQQACTKLYEQSSKHEQIGNQTNRYDNVSKIDQGKYESGQNKHEQIHGTKYDPNQNTQQYGKHDQHEVRPSIKYEHNAGFKHETTSNKYESGGQQFKQESVKFESNKFEQSSATKHEHNGKFEIPAKTVEKTFEFDRLKNENERKNMIEDKTKPALPPKPSKPNPPPRLTHHEKMDNPGDGIGDCKNNLGINTRTEKEEDVPPIPTSEPPESPTETQFGNHQIIKARPLTLKKAPISEQPKLRYAKSNVHVSINRRIEMPPAFLFPETEIPADLMQTEQQQQQQQQQQQQQQQQQQQQPQQPQQQSQIIDTTDSCKKSVPIINEDVISNEKLEEADIIDALNVINIEDKVKAKESERRTELEADGKNNEVMRRKKGNLKSSTGKANLSRRVSFDPLALLLDASLEGELELVKKTAKEVANPSSANDEGITALHNAICAGHLEIVKFLVEFGCDVNAQDSDGWTPLHCAASCNNLSMVRFLVEHGACIFATTLSDHETAAEKCEEDEEGFDGCSEYLYSVQEKLGIMNNGQVYAVFDYEAQHSDELTLKNGDSLVVLRKGDDNEREWWWSKLGHKEGYVPRNLLGLYPRVQPAKID, from the exons CCTCGGACCTGGACTGCATAAGGGCGCTGTTCaacgagaaggagaaggagctCTCATTGGCGGTGGCGAAGGTGGAGGAGTTGACGCGACAACTCGAGGAGCTGCGGGGCAGGCAGAACGCGGCCGGGACCGGAAGCGGAGGTGGAGGCGCCGGAGGCGTCGGCGGCGGAGGCGTTGGAGGCGGTGGCGGCGGTGGACACTTGTCGACGCCAGCCAGCGCTGAGCTCGAGAAACTCAGGAGGGAGCTTATT TATCGTAATAAGATGAACGAGCAGCAGAACCAAATGGTGTCTCAGCAACGGTTGGCCCTAGCGCAACGACAAGCAGAGATGGCGTCAATAGACGCGAGGATAGCTCAGCTGCAGGGTCGTCTTCAACGCAAGAGAGCGTTGAACCAACGACTGAGCCAGCAGCTAGGCTCTGGGAATCGCACGAGCGCGAACACCGGGTTCACAGAGTCGAAGCTGGACTTCAATGCCGGAGGGAAGTCCAGGCCTGCTGGAAATATAGCCGCTATTGAACCGTATTCCCATATACCGAACGACAACGATTTCAATTTGAACAAAAACGACCCGAAATATCAGACACTGCCTTACAACACCAAATTCACGGTGAATTTTAAGGCTGCCGAAGATGAtgttaataagaataagataCAACACTCGGCCAGTGCCTCTCAATTAGGTCAGAGAGCAGCTTTTCAACAGTTTGGTCATCAAATCGCCCATAGCCAATCCCAATCCCATATTCAAG GTCAGTCGCAATTACTGGGCACGAATCAACACAACCAGAACCTGCCTAATCAATccgtgaataataataacaataacaacaacaacaacaataacaacagtaataataacaacaacaacgccAATAGTACGAACAACAACCTGATTAGCACATCCCACAACTTCAGCCCCGAGGGTTTGTCGCAAAATCTTCGGATCCATCATCAACAGCAGTCGCAAACgcaacagcagcaacagcaacaacagcagcagcaacaacaacaacacgGAAACATTCAACAGAAGCAACATAACGTTGGTTCATCGGCATCGAATCTTGGCACCACCGTATCCATTACTCAAACTCAAAATCACAGAAACCTTCAAACGCATCAGAAACCAATATCCAGCGTGGCGCCAAGTTTCTCCGTCAAGTCTCAAATCTATCAGACTTCCTCCACGAAGATTCATCCCGTGATGCCACAAACTCTGAGCCTGATAGGCCGTGGACACAATAACGCGCAAAATTTCGTTGGTCTGAGCACTCAAAGTGGCAACCAGCAGCAATCGAACCAATCCTCTTCTAACAATCAAACGTCCACCCAGGACCAAACTTACGCGTCGAGGCACAACTATCCCGGTATTCAACACTCCGCTCAAGCGAATACTCACCCTGTGTCTTCATCCTCGGTATATCAGACACAGAATTCTCCTAATCCTTCGTCGACCATTCACACCTCATCGAGCGGGACCAGTTTTGGAAATTCGGTTCAAAGATACAATCAGACTCAACCGTTAACCGGCTCCACGTCCAACAACGAACAACCCGATAAGATAAAGTTTGAACAAGGAAAAGTTCAAGATAAATTCGAGCACGCCCTTCCGACTAAACACGAACAGCAGAGGTACGAGCCCAATCAGGTGTTCAAGTACGATTCTCATCAGATAAAATACGAGCAGCAGCATTCCAAGTACGATCAACACGGGAAATACGATCAGGCCAATCAACAAGCGTGTACGAAATTGTACGAACAATCGAGCAAGCACGAACAAATTGGAAATCAGACGAATCGTTACGACAACGTATCGAAGATCGATCAAGGGAAGTACGAAAGCGGGCAGAATAAACACGAACAAATTCACGGAACGAAGTACGATCCTAATCAGAATACTCAACAATACGGTAAACACGATCAACACGAGGTGAGGCCATCGATCAAGTACGAGCACAATGCGGGATTTAAGCACGAAACAACCTCGAACAAATACGAGAGCGGGGGCCAACAATTCAAGCAAGAATCGGTCAAATTCGAGAGCAACAAATTCGAGCAAAGTTCCGCGACGAAGCACGAGCACAATGGGAAATTTGAGATCCCTGCGAAAACTGTGGAAAAAACGTTCGAATTCGATAGATTGAAAAACGagaatgaaaggaaaaatatgataGAGGACAAGACGAAACCGGCGCTACCTCCGAAACCGAGCAAACCGAATCCCCCTCCACGGCTGACCCATCATGAAAAGATGGACAATCCGGGCGACGGGATCGGCGATTGCAAAAACAATTTAGGGATCAATACGAG aacagagaaagaagaagacgtTCCACCGATCCCCACGTCCGAACCACCGGAATCTCCGACAGAAACCCAATTCGGCAATCATCAAATCATCAAAGCCAGGCCTCTAACATTGAAGAAGGCACCGATCTCCGAGCAGCCGAAGCTCCGTTACGCCAAGTCGAATGTTCACGTGTCGATAAATCGACGGATTGAGATGCCACCGGCGTTTCTGTTTCCGGAAACCGAGATTCCAGCGGACCTGATGCAAACGgaacagcaacaacagcagcagcagcagcagcagcagcaacagcagcaacagcagcaacaacaaccgCAACAACCTCAGCAACAATCACAAATCATCGATACGACGGACAGTTGTAAGAAGAGCGTTCCGATTATCAACGAAGATGTGATTAGTAATGAGAAATTGGAGGAAGCGGATATCATTGATGCGTTGAACGTTATTAATATCGAGGATAAAGTGAAGGCGAAAGAAAGCGAGAGAAGAACGGAATTGGAAGCCGATGGGAAGAACAACGAGGTGatgagaaggaagaaagggaacCTGAAGTCCAGCACGGGGAAAGCGAATCTCTCGAGAAGGGTTTCCTTTGATCCTCTAGCTCTACTGTTGGACGCCAGTCTCGAAGGTGAATTGGAATTAGTGAAGAAAACTGCTAAAGAAGTGGCGAATCCCAGTTCGGCTAACGATGAAGGCATTACTGCGCTTCATAATGCCATTTGTGCCGGTCATTTGGAGATAGTCAAGTTTCTAGTGGAATTTGGCTGCGACGTGAACGCTCAGGACAGCGATGGATG GACTCCCTTACATTGCGCCGCAAGTTGCAATAATTTATCCATGGTAAGATTTCTAGTGGAGCACGGAGCTTGTATATTCGCCACTACTCTCTCCGACCATGAAACTGCAGCAGAAAAATGCGAAGAAGACGAGGAGGGTTTCGACGGTTGTTCAGAATATTTATACA GCGTCCAAGAGAAGCTTGGAATAATGAACAATGGTCAAGTTTATGCAGTGTTCGATTACGAGGCGCAACACAGCGATGAGCTCACTCTGAAGAATGGTGATTCCTTAGTTGTCCTTCGGAAGGGCGATGACAATGAGAGAGAATGGTGGTGGAGCAAACTGGGACACAAAGAAGGCTACGTACCTAGAAATTTACTTGGC ttgTATCCAAGGGTGCAACCGGCAAAGATCGACTGA
- the LOC107999520 gene encoding putative uncharacterized protein DDB_G0271606 isoform X4, translated as MIRETIHGIRGKSGLQWFTLPVGGGGAVLVLSELESMAARQQREIAQQRRLLEQREARLAVLRGAQEPAQQDKLARLRHRLDQQQSKLNRLRLLRSQTDQSRANNATLTSDLDCIRALFNEKEKELSLAVAKVEELTRQLEELRGRQNAAGTGSGGGGAGGVGGGGVGGGGGGGHLSTPASAELEKLRRELIYRNKMNEQQNQMVSQQRLALAQRQAEMASIDARIAQLQGRLQRKRALNQRLSQQLGSGNRTSANTGFTESKLDFNAGGKSRPAGNIAAIEPYSHIPNDNDFNLNKNDPKYQTLPYNTKFTVNFKAAEDDVNKNKIQHSASASQLGQRAAFQQFGHQIAHSQSQSHIQGQSQLLGTNQHNQNLPNQSVNNNNNNNNNNNNNSNNNNNNANSTNNNLISTSHNFSPEGLSQNLRIHHQQQSQTQQQQQQQQQQQQQQHGNIQQKQHNVGSSASNLGTTVSITQTQNHRNLQTHQKPISSVAPSFSVKSQIYQTSSTKIHPVMPQTLSLIGRGHNNAQNFVGLSTQSGNQQQSNQSSSNNQTSTQDQTYASRHNYPGIQHSAQANTHPVSSSSVYQTQNSPNPSSTIHTSSSGTSFGNSVQRYNQTQPLTGSTSNNEQPDKIKFEQGKVQDKFEHALPTKHEQQRYEPNQVFKYDSHQIKYEQQHSKYDQHGKYDQANQQACTKLYEQSSKHEQIGNQTNRYDNVSKIDQGKYESGQNKHEQIHGTKYDPNQNTQQYGKHDQHEVRPSIKYEHNAGFKHETTSNKYESGGQQFKQESVKFESNKFEQSSATKHEHNGKFEIPAKTVEKTFEFDRLKNENERKNMIEDKTKPALPPKPSKPNPPPRLTHHEKMDNPGDGIGDCKNNLGINTRTEKEEDVPPIPTSEPPESPTETQFGNHQIIKARPLTLKKAPISEQPKLRYAKSNVHVSINRRIEMPPAFLFPETEIPADLMQTEQQQQQQQQQQQQQQQQQQQQPQQPQQQSQIIDTTDSCKKSVPIINEDVISNEKLEEADIIDALNVINIEDKVKAKESERRTELEADGKNNEVMRRKKGNLKSSTGKANLSRRVSFDPLALLLDASLEGELELVKKTAKEVANPSSANDEGITALHNAICAGHLEIVKFLVEFGCDVNAQDSDGWTPLHCAASCNNLSMVRFLVEHGACIFATTLSDHETAAEKCEEDEEGFDGCSEYLYSVQEKLGIMNNGQVYAVFDYEAQHSDELTLKNGDSLVVLRKGDDNEREWWWSKLGHKEGYVPRNLLGLYPRVQPAKID; from the exons CCTCGGACCTGGACTGCATAAGGGCGCTGTTCaacgagaaggagaaggagctCTCATTGGCGGTGGCGAAGGTGGAGGAGTTGACGCGACAACTCGAGGAGCTGCGGGGCAGGCAGAACGCGGCCGGGACCGGAAGCGGAGGTGGAGGCGCCGGAGGCGTCGGCGGCGGAGGCGTTGGAGGCGGTGGCGGCGGTGGACACTTGTCGACGCCAGCCAGCGCTGAGCTCGAGAAACTCAGGAGGGAGCTTATT TATCGTAATAAGATGAACGAGCAGCAGAACCAAATGGTGTCTCAGCAACGGTTGGCCCTAGCGCAACGACAAGCAGAGATGGCGTCAATAGACGCGAGGATAGCTCAGCTGCAGGGTCGTCTTCAACGCAAGAGAGCGTTGAACCAACGACTGAGCCAGCAGCTAGGCTCTGGGAATCGCACGAGCGCGAACACCGGGTTCACAGAGTCGAAGCTGGACTTCAATGCCGGAGGGAAGTCCAGGCCTGCTGGAAATATAGCCGCTATTGAACCGTATTCCCATATACCGAACGACAACGATTTCAATTTGAACAAAAACGACCCGAAATATCAGACACTGCCTTACAACACCAAATTCACGGTGAATTTTAAGGCTGCCGAAGATGAtgttaataagaataagataCAACACTCGGCCAGTGCCTCTCAATTAGGTCAGAGAGCAGCTTTTCAACAGTTTGGTCATCAAATCGCCCATAGCCAATCCCAATCCCATATTCAAG GTCAGTCGCAATTACTGGGCACGAATCAACACAACCAGAACCTGCCTAATCAATccgtgaataataataacaataacaacaacaacaacaataacaacagtaataataacaacaacaacgccAATAGTACGAACAACAACCTGATTAGCACATCCCACAACTTCAGCCCCGAGGGTTTGTCGCAAAATCTTCGGATCCATCATCAACAGCAGTCGCAAACgcaacagcagcaacagcaacaacagcagcagcaacaacaacaacacgGAAACATTCAACAGAAGCAACATAACGTTGGTTCATCGGCATCGAATCTTGGCACCACCGTATCCATTACTCAAACTCAAAATCACAGAAACCTTCAAACGCATCAGAAACCAATATCCAGCGTGGCGCCAAGTTTCTCCGTCAAGTCTCAAATCTATCAGACTTCCTCCACGAAGATTCATCCCGTGATGCCACAAACTCTGAGCCTGATAGGCCGTGGACACAATAACGCGCAAAATTTCGTTGGTCTGAGCACTCAAAGTGGCAACCAGCAGCAATCGAACCAATCCTCTTCTAACAATCAAACGTCCACCCAGGACCAAACTTACGCGTCGAGGCACAACTATCCCGGTATTCAACACTCCGCTCAAGCGAATACTCACCCTGTGTCTTCATCCTCGGTATATCAGACACAGAATTCTCCTAATCCTTCGTCGACCATTCACACCTCATCGAGCGGGACCAGTTTTGGAAATTCGGTTCAAAGATACAATCAGACTCAACCGTTAACCGGCTCCACGTCCAACAACGAACAACCCGATAAGATAAAGTTTGAACAAGGAAAAGTTCAAGATAAATTCGAGCACGCCCTTCCGACTAAACACGAACAGCAGAGGTACGAGCCCAATCAGGTGTTCAAGTACGATTCTCATCAGATAAAATACGAGCAGCAGCATTCCAAGTACGATCAACACGGGAAATACGATCAGGCCAATCAACAAGCGTGTACGAAATTGTACGAACAATCGAGCAAGCACGAACAAATTGGAAATCAGACGAATCGTTACGACAACGTATCGAAGATCGATCAAGGGAAGTACGAAAGCGGGCAGAATAAACACGAACAAATTCACGGAACGAAGTACGATCCTAATCAGAATACTCAACAATACGGTAAACACGATCAACACGAGGTGAGGCCATCGATCAAGTACGAGCACAATGCGGGATTTAAGCACGAAACAACCTCGAACAAATACGAGAGCGGGGGCCAACAATTCAAGCAAGAATCGGTCAAATTCGAGAGCAACAAATTCGAGCAAAGTTCCGCGACGAAGCACGAGCACAATGGGAAATTTGAGATCCCTGCGAAAACTGTGGAAAAAACGTTCGAATTCGATAGATTGAAAAACGagaatgaaaggaaaaatatgataGAGGACAAGACGAAACCGGCGCTACCTCCGAAACCGAGCAAACCGAATCCCCCTCCACGGCTGACCCATCATGAAAAGATGGACAATCCGGGCGACGGGATCGGCGATTGCAAAAACAATTTAGGGATCAATACGAG aacagagaaagaagaagacgtTCCACCGATCCCCACGTCCGAACCACCGGAATCTCCGACAGAAACCCAATTCGGCAATCATCAAATCATCAAAGCCAGGCCTCTAACATTGAAGAAGGCACCGATCTCCGAGCAGCCGAAGCTCCGTTACGCCAAGTCGAATGTTCACGTGTCGATAAATCGACGGATTGAGATGCCACCGGCGTTTCTGTTTCCGGAAACCGAGATTCCAGCGGACCTGATGCAAACGgaacagcaacaacagcagcagcagcagcagcagcagcaacagcagcaacagcagcaacaacaaccgCAACAACCTCAGCAACAATCACAAATCATCGATACGACGGACAGTTGTAAGAAGAGCGTTCCGATTATCAACGAAGATGTGATTAGTAATGAGAAATTGGAGGAAGCGGATATCATTGATGCGTTGAACGTTATTAATATCGAGGATAAAGTGAAGGCGAAAGAAAGCGAGAGAAGAACGGAATTGGAAGCCGATGGGAAGAACAACGAGGTGatgagaaggaagaaagggaacCTGAAGTCCAGCACGGGGAAAGCGAATCTCTCGAGAAGGGTTTCCTTTGATCCTCTAGCTCTACTGTTGGACGCCAGTCTCGAAGGTGAATTGGAATTAGTGAAGAAAACTGCTAAAGAAGTGGCGAATCCCAGTTCGGCTAACGATGAAGGCATTACTGCGCTTCATAATGCCATTTGTGCCGGTCATTTGGAGATAGTCAAGTTTCTAGTGGAATTTGGCTGCGACGTGAACGCTCAGGACAGCGATGGATG GACTCCCTTACATTGCGCCGCAAGTTGCAATAATTTATCCATGGTAAGATTTCTAGTGGAGCACGGAGCTTGTATATTCGCCACTACTCTCTCCGACCATGAAACTGCAGCAGAAAAATGCGAAGAAGACGAGGAGGGTTTCGACGGTTGTTCAGAATATTTATACA GCGTCCAAGAGAAGCTTGGAATAATGAACAATGGTCAAGTTTATGCAGTGTTCGATTACGAGGCGCAACACAGCGATGAGCTCACTCTGAAGAATGGTGATTCCTTAGTTGTCCTTCGGAAGGGCGATGACAATGAGAGAGAATGGTGGTGGAGCAAACTGGGACACAAAGAAGGCTACGTACCTAGAAATTTACTTGGC ttgTATCCAAGGGTGCAACCGGCAAAGATCGACTGA